From one bacterium genomic stretch:
- a CDS encoding RNA methyltransferase, producing the protein MPTKLTYEEIKSQRSSPEELQQKKRFPIYIVLENIRSMYNVGAAFRTSDAACIQELILCGYSAVPPRKEIDKTALGATETVPWRHFPKAVDAVKWLKEQGVTVAALEHCKESKDLMTMDCSFPIALVVGNEVDGVSEEVVAACDFACEIPMYGMKQSLNVAVAYGIAVFQLVEKFKNR; encoded by the coding sequence ATGCCGACAAAACTCACTTACGAAGAAATAAAATCGCAGCGTTCTTCTCCGGAAGAATTACAGCAAAAAAAGCGTTTCCCAATATACATCGTGCTGGAGAATATCCGCAGTATGTATAACGTCGGAGCCGCGTTCCGCACGTCGGATGCCGCGTGTATACAGGAACTGATTCTCTGCGGATACTCGGCCGTTCCTCCGCGTAAGGAAATAGACAAAACGGCCCTCGGCGCAACGGAAACCGTTCCATGGCGCCATTTTCCTAAAGCGGTTGACGCAGTCAAATGGCTTAAAGAGCAGGGCGTTACGGTGGCGGCGCTGGAACATTGCAAAGAAAGTAAAGACCTTATGACGATGGATTGCTCATTTCCGATCGCGCTGGTGGTTGGAAATGAAGTGGACGGCGTGAGCGAGGAAGTCGTTGCCGCGTGCGATTTTGCTTGTGAAATTCCGATGTACGGAATGAAGCAGTCGCTGAATGTTGCCGTGGCGTACGGGATAGCGGTGTTTCAGTTGGTTGAAAAATTTAAAAATAGATAA
- a CDS encoding (2Fe-2S)-binding protein, producing MKSLIKLYVNGDVHEIAVNPNRTLLEALRYDCHLTGTKQGCDMGDCGACTVLIDGLPIQSCITLAVECVGKEILTVEGIAKQDKPHPVQIAWNNHGASQCGYCTPGFIVVAKWLFDRNPNPTEEEIKMALSGNICRCTGYTKIISAMKETIQIMNSEQ from the coding sequence ATGAAGTCTCTGATTAAATTATATGTCAACGGCGACGTACACGAAATCGCCGTTAATCCCAACCGTACTCTTCTTGAAGCGCTGCGTTACGACTGCCACCTGACCGGAACGAAACAGGGCTGCGACATGGGCGACTGCGGCGCGTGCACCGTATTGATCGATGGCCTTCCGATCCAGTCCTGCATTACCCTTGCGGTTGAATGCGTTGGAAAAGAAATTCTAACCGTCGAAGGTATCGCCAAACAAGATAAGCCCCATCCCGTTCAGATCGCATGGAATAATCACGGCGCCTCGCAGTGCGGCTATTGCACACCCGGATTTATCGTCGTCGCAAAATGGCTGTTCGATCGTAACCCCAATCCTACCGAAGAAGAAATCAAAATGGCGCTTTCAGGAAACATCTGCCGGTGTACGGGGTATACGAAGATCATCTCTGCAATGAAAGAAACCATTCAAATAATGAATA